A part of Gambusia affinis linkage group LG21, SWU_Gaff_1.0, whole genome shotgun sequence genomic DNA contains:
- the plcxd2 gene encoding PI-PLC X domain-containing protein 2: MRTRPAGIGNVHADWMGSLPSILSAMPLKYLAVPGSHDSFTFWVDVHAPVGPDQKSYVKYLATMFSVLAKKVMVKWSMTQNLTFREQLDAGIRYFDLRVSSKPGEPGNEIYFIHGLFGHKVRDGLLEINSFLSRHKKEVVLLDFNHYYAMDEDHHVYLIRMLQEVFGSKLCSDCAVENITLNYLWEKKYQVIVFYHHPSAQDIPVMWPGNKIPAPWANTTEPNKLIQFLETTLKERNKQGSFHVTQAILTPTANTVAKGLVWGLREYLVERNLPTIMSWVQSQRPGVDGVNIITSDFVELTDFANIVIKLNNLLLSESERKSR, from the exons ATGAGGACGAGACCTGCTGGGATTGGCAATGTCCATGCTGACTGGATGGGTTCGCTTCCCTCCATTCTCAGTGCCATGCCTCTCAAGTATCTTGCTGTGCCAG GTTCTCATGACTCCTTCACCTTCTGGGTGGATGTGCATGCCCCTGTGGGCCCTGATCAGAAGTCTTATGTAAAGTACCTAGCCACCATGTTCAGCGTGCTAGCCAAGAAAGTCATGGTGAAGTGGTCAATGACACAG AACCTGACATTCAGGGAGCAATTAGATGCAGGAATTCGTTACTTCGATCTCAGGGTGTCTTCTAAACCAGGCGAGCCTGGAAATGAGATCTACTTCATCCATGGCCTCTTTGGACACAag GTGAGAGACGGCCTGTTGGAAATTAACTCTTTCCTGAGCAGACACAAGAAAGAA GTTGTGCTTTTGGACTTCAATCATTACTACGCGATGGATGAAGATCACCATGTGTACCTCATCCGTATGCTACAGGAAGTGTTTGGCAGCAAGCTGTGCAGCGACTGTGCAGTGGAGAACATTACTCTGAACTACCTGTGGGAGAAGAAATATCAG GTCATTGTGTTCTACCATCACCCTTCAGCCCAAGATATCCCTGTGATGTGGCCTGGCAATAAAATCCCTGCTCCATGGGCAAACACCACTGAGCCCAACAAGCTTATACAG TTTCTGGAAACCAcattgaaagaaagaaacaaacagggATCCTTCCATGTCACCCAGGCTATCCTCACTCCTACGGCCAACACTGTAGCCAAAGGTTTGGTGTGGGGCCTGCGTGAATACCTGGTAGAAAG AAACCTGCCAACCATAATGTCTTGGGTTCAGAGTCAACGGCCAGGAGTGGATGGAGTCAACATCATCACCTCAGACTTTGTGGAGCTCACTGACTTTGCCAACATTGTGATTAAACTCAACAACCTACTGCTGTCTGAGTCAGAACGCAAATCCAGATGA